The Candidatus Dependentiae bacterium genome segment CTGGCCCAACCAAGCGGGCTTGCAGCTGTCGGTGACACGCTCTACTTTGTTGATGCTGAATCAAGCGCTTTACGAATATTTAAAGGACATGATGTAAAAACACTGATCGGCAAAGGACTCTTTAATTTTGGCTTCACGAGTGGAAAAGCAAACGATGCACAGCTGCAACACCCCCAAGGTATTGTTGCTGATAAAAACGGCGTTTATATTGCAGACACCTACAATCATGCAATCCGTTTTTATAACCAAGAAACCCACGAGCTTTCAACACTCATTGGTAACGGAATAGCGGGAGACGCTCTTGGCAGCTTGGAACAAACGCAACTCAATGAACCAAATGGAATAGCACAAGTAGACAATACGCTTTACATCGCTGATACCAATAATCACAGAATAGTTATTGCTTATCTTGCACATCAAAAGTGCTCCGTTCTAAATATAAAATAGAAGAATGGGCGAGGTTTTAAGTATAAAACCTCGCCCATTCTTCTATAATCTTAATCTTATTTTTTATTTTGATGAAAGCTTATTCGTCAACTCTTGTCGCTCCTTATGAAGATCATTTATTTTACGCTCTTGCTTATCAACATCTTGAGTAATTTTATTTAACTCATTCTCTTGTTCACTTTTTTTACTACGCAATGCACGGAGTTCATCATCAATTTGTGTAAGCTCTTGGGTATATTCTGCTATTTTGTTGCTTAATTCTGCACGTTCTCGATCTTCGGAAGTTATACTTCCTTCAGAGATTTCAGATGCGCCTTCTGGAGACACAACAACTTCTTCATCCTCATCTTGATTATCATCTAAAAAGACGGAGGATTCTTGCTCTGCCTCTTCTGGCTGACCATACCGATCAGCAACCCCTGCTTGTGCCTGACTGAGCTCACTTCTTGAATCTACTCCTGCAGCTCCGGGTATATTTTGTTCAACCCGAGATCTCATTCCTAGACTATCACTCGACTCATCAATAGGCCTGATCATACGACCAGCTGGAGAAACTTCAGAGATCCTTCTAACTCCCGCTTGTTGTATTGGCATTTGCTCTTGTAAAGCACCTGAAACTGAATCTGAAGCTCCAACAGATATTTGTGGAATAACACCTGAGCTCACGACAGGCTCTTGAGCCTCAGCAACTGCAGGCTTCACGTTACTCAGTTGAGCAACTATTTCTCGAGCATCATCAACCCCTGCAAGCTCACTAAGCACCGCTCCCTGAGCAATAAGCTTTTGGGCTATAACTCTATAGTGAGCTTTCAAGTTCTCACCTTTAAGCCCTTTAATGTTTTTGACGGCAACATCAAGCGCATTTTGTGCTACTGGCTTACTGGAAAGAAGATTGACATTAATACCATTAACCGACAAAAGATAATCTAATATCTCAAGCTGTTTATTTCTGTCGTTTTGATTATAGCAAACCTTAAGTACCGTTGCTCGTAAAGGCTCCGCTTGCTGCGAATTCACGATGCTTTGATTTGCATTAATAATTTTTTTTATTGTTTCAAAGTCCATTCCTTGCAATGCTTTTTCAAGCTCAGTAATTGCCTGCTTCTCTCTAAAAACTGCAGACATGTTTGGTTTAATCATACCTCTTAACGGCACTGAACTTTTTTCTTGCTCAGCTTGACTTTTCTTCTCCTCAAACAAAGCCATTCGCTCTTTAACACTGAGGCTTGGTTCTGCATAGACGCTTGCCTGAGCAAGAGCAAGCGAGCACAGTAATATTTTTTTGAGAAGCTTTTTATAATTTTTATTCATTAATGTATCCTTTTAAAATCAATTTTTTTCATGATTATTAAAATTATTTTTATTGCCGCCACATCTAAAATTTATGCTGCGACAGCTATCGATGAAGCTTTCCTAAGCTGTTCGTCGCCTGATTTTATTTTTTTGCGCAAATTCTTAATACGAGCTTCGAGCTGTTCAATGCTCTGAAGTGTCTGACTATGTTCTTGCTTCAGTACTTTCTTACGATTATAAAGCTGATCCAGCTTCGCTTGATGTTTTTGAATCTTTTCAACACAACGCTCAAGGTCATCGTTAATAGTGCTCTGCCTAAATGTTTCCATTTTGTCCTTGAATTGTCCCATCATTTTTTGAACAGCACCTTCTTGATGAAGTCCTTTTCCATGAAAAGTCGCTGCAAACTGTTTATTAATTTGAGCCTTTTTGGACTTGCGTGCAGCTTTCTCATCAACTAATCGCTGAGCCTCTTCTTGTGCCTTCAATTGAGCTATACGAGCTGCTTCAGCTCTTTGATTCTCCTGAGTAAGCTTATTTGTCTCTTCAAGTTTTTGCATCTTTTCATATATTGTTCCAGAGAGATTGAGCTTTTTCTTAAGTCTTTCAACCTTAGCCGCTGCTTCAGATTTTTTATTTTCTGCAACTAATCGAGCTTCTTCTGCTAATCGAGCCTCCTCGGCCAATCGAAGAGCTTCTTCTTCAGCTTTCAACTGAGCAATACGAGCAGCTTCAGCTCTTTGAGCAACTTCTTGTTCAGCTTTCAACTGAGCAATGCGAGCCACTTTCTGTTCAGCTTGTCGCTCTTTTTTAGCCAAAATATCTGCTTCTTTCTGCTGCTTAAATATTTCCATCTTATCTTTTAACTGCTCTACCATTTTGCCAGCCGCACCTTCTTCATGAAGTCCTTTCCCCTGGAAAGTTGCCTCAAAATCTTTATCAGTTTTAGCTTTTTGTGCAGCTTTTTCATCGACTAATCGCTGAGCTTCTTGTGCCATCAATTGAGCTATACGAGCAGCTTCAGCTTTTTGAGCAACTTCTTGTTCAGCTTTCAACTGAGCCAATCGAGCAGCTTCTTCTTCAGCTCTCAACTGAGCAATGCGAGCTGCTTCTTCTTGCGCAGCCTTTTCCTGCTCTTCAGCTAACTGAGCAGCCTCAATTCTCTGAGTAGCTTCTCTGTTAGACTCTCTAGCACTAAGCTCTTGTAGGATTTCTTGAGCTTGAGGTTGAGTAGCAAATTTTTTAAGTTTTACACCAAGATCAATCAGGTTTTTTGCCATTTTTCTATAGTGATCATTCAATACTTTATTATTTTTAGATGTGCTGACTTTAAGCAATACTGCGTCAAGAGCATTTCGATTATTCTTTGGATCTTTTTCGTCACTCATTTTATGCACATCAATGCCACTTACAGAAAGTAAATATTTGAATATTGCTCTCTGCTTCTCTCTATCACCTTCTGATAGATCTTTTTTAGCAATTATCGCTATGAGTGGTGTGTAGCCAAACGTTAATCCTGTTGTATTAACAAACTCTTGGTTTCTATTAATTGTTTGCTTTATTGTGTTAACATCAAGTTTTTCAATTGCAGTATTAAGTGTAGTATTAAGTGCAGTATTGAAATCTTGAAGCTGCTTTATAGATTCTAATTCTTTCAGAAGAACACGCAGCTCTTTTTTTGACTCATTTTGAAGAGGCAAAGTTAAAACATGCCTTACTTCATTAATTTGTGCATCTAAATCTTTATTTTTTTCGTCCTGCAAATTTTGCATAAGATTATTCAAAGCATTTGTCGCCTGTTCTCTCTGCGCTGGAGTTGCTGCGAACAATTGATCGTATGCCTCACGTTCATCAACATTTGAAAGAATATCATACGCTTTCTTGATGCGATTAAATATACTTGAATCTCCTCCCTTATCTGGATGAGCTGTTAATGAAAGTTTACGGTAGGCTTTTGCGATATCAGAAGAAGAAGCATTGCGAGCAACCCCAAGAATGTCATAGTAATTTTCACGAGCATCAAATTTTTCAACATTTTTAAGTGCAACAATACTCAGATCAATTTTTTGCTTGTCTTGAGATACAGAGGCATTTTTTTGATCTACTAAACCTTGATCCTCACCAACTTCAGAGAAACCTATTCTTGGCTTTCTGGCTGGTTCAGCCTCAGCTCCTGGTATTGTTTGTGGTACTTCAACGGTACTTGCAGGCACACCACCTTGAAGCTTACTTCCTTGTTGAACTGGAGGCCTTCTCCGAGCCGCAGGGTTCTCTAAATAGTAACCTCTTGGTCCCGCGCTGCTCCCCGTTATTGTTGCGTTGTAGACAACCTTATCTGATTCAAAGAAATTTTCATTCTCTTCTGTTTTCTCATCCCCGTTTCCTTGAGCATAATAAATTAAGCTTGTTATTTTGGCATTGAATCGAGGAGTTACATCCAACCCTTTACGCTGACCGAAAATGCGAAAAATCTCATTGAGAACAAATTGAGCTTTGTCCTTACCACTTGCCGGATAAATAACCATCTTAGGGTATGGATATTGTTCATTTTTTACTGACTCATCATCGCAATCTGTAACCTCAAACTTTACCTCATTAATAGCATTTCTTAGCTTTTCATTTTTTTGAATAGCGGTGAAAAGTGTAATGACTTCAGAAATCATCATTCCTTCAGGCATAAGGTGAATCTTGTAATCAGCAATAAGTTTGCTCATAATCTCTTCAGCTCTAGGATCACCCTCTTCACAATCTAACCAATATGCTAATTTTAAAGTTCCGCCATCATCAGCGGCATAACGCATTCCTTTCAAAATTTCCTGTAGGCGATCTACAAATAAATATCCGCCAGCAGCTAGAGGCTGCTTGTATCCGAAATGTTCCATTATTCCAAGTAAAACAACTTTTCTAATTGACTGATCAATTTTATCTCTAGTTATCTCAAACATTGGCCGACCAAATCCATCATTTACAATAACAATGCCCTTGGGTCTTCTCTTATCAGCTGCAAATAGATCCCTAACACTTTTATCAAGCCAAGCAAATTTATCTCTTACTGAATTTTTAATATTTTGCGGAACTCCATTCAGCGCAACCATAACACCTTTTTCTATAGCACCAAGAATTGAATCCAGCGGACTAGCTATTTTTTTAACTCCAAGATTTTCTTGTGGGCGTCGCTGTGGCTCATTTTGAGGTGCAGCAACATCAACCGGCGCTGGCTGAGCTACCTCAACTACCTCTGCAGGTGGTGCAGAAGCAATTTCTGCTTGTAAAACTACTTTTTCCCCAGCAGCATTTTTTCTTGGTTTTCTAGTTGGCTTACTTCTTCCTGAAAAACTCGGCCTATCCTTAGTTAAGGAAGCTAATCGATCGTTTTTTGAATCTATTTTTGAATCTATTTTTGAAGGGTCAACATCTGCTTTTGGAACAGAGTTTGATTGTTTAATTTTACTCAAAACCTCTTGATTAACTTGACTTGAGATGCCTACATCTGCAACCGCAGCAGAGCTTGCTGGCTTTTCTTCGACAGATAAATTTTCAAGCCTATTTTTTAGTTCTGCCATTTTATTTTTAATGATCTGCACAGTATCAGCAACCGTTTCACCCGGCTCAAGACTTGCCCAATCGAGCGTGTAAAGCTTTTTACCGCTCACCATACTCTTTTGTGATATATTAGCAATGCCCCCTTTGAGCTTTGAAACATCATTTTCAAGTGCTTGAAGTATCTTTATGTCTTCTTCAATTCTTTCTCGCTCAGAAAGTCCTTCATTCTTTACTTGCTTTTGAACAGCTGCAAATGGATTGAATTGCATAGCTCTTAAAAAACAAAATGAACTACCCACCACAAGAACAGATAGTAAAGCCATTTTTAGTAATATTTTATAACGTTTATTCACAACGCTTCTCCTTTTTGAACGAATTTTTATATAAAAACCTTACACCGTATCCTCATGATATCTAAAATTATTTACAATTGTAAATAATTCAACAAAAAAAGAATATGTTTGACTCGATCGTTAAACTATGAAATAATTAGAAGAATGTAAGAATTTTGCACTCTAGCTTGACCTCAGGAGGATACAAGCAATGGTAATCACTATTAAGGCCGACAAAGGCTTTGTCAAAATAGCCTAGCGACGCTTAACGCATCGTAACGGCAACCTATTTCCCCATTATTTAAACGTTGTTTTTCCTAACGTTTGTTAGGATTATTTTTTGTTGCAGATTTTTTGCGCACATTTTTTGCGTATTTCTGCAGCATTGTACTGCCATTTATTCGAAAGGGCACCCCATGACGCTACGGTTTATTATGCCGATACTCTTGTTCCTGTTTGCAGGCTGCTCACACTTATCCAAGTCAACTGCGACTCAAGGAACGGTGATTATCCTGAACGGGACATCCGGTGTTGGAAAGTCGACTATTCAAAAAAAGCTTCAAGATCTTTTTGAAAAACCACATCTAAAAGTTGGTATTGATAACCTCTTTGTTGGTGTTTTACCCGAAAAATACTTAAACGGAACGGCGCCTCACCCAGAAGCCATATGGACAACTTCAATGACAAACACACCCGACGGCAAGCCAATCTTCACCCTTACCTTTGGTCCTGATGGCCGCAAGATGATTGCCGGAATGCATGCCACCATTGCTGCTTATGCACAAACAGGCAACAACGTGATTGTCGACTATATTTTGTATGACCCATCGTGGTTACCAGAACTTCTGACTGCACTCAAGGGCATACGTGTCTATTTTATTGGAATAAACGCGTCGCTTGATACGGTTGAACAGCGTGAAAAAGATCGGGCAACCTCGCCACAAGGACATGCGCGTAGCATTTATGACACGGTACATACCGGCTGCACGTACGACCTATTTATCGATACAACAGATATAACCCCCAATCAAGCAGCAATACAGATCAAAGAATTTATAGACAAAAACCCAACGCCTCAAGCGTTTAAAAACTTAAACGTTTAAAATTTTAACTCAAAGAACGGATATTGTATGAACAACATTTTACTAGAAATCAAAAACGTCAAAAAACGTTTTGGTGAAAAAGAAGCGCTTAAAGGTGTTTCACTCACACTGTATGAAGGTGAAGTGGTCAGCCTGCTCGGTGTTAATGGTGCTGGGAAAACAACACTGTCTTCTATTATCGCAACGCTTAAACCACCAACAGAGGGTGATCTTGTATTTCAAGGCAAATCGATTTATGACGGCGATAACATAACCACCTATCGAAAAGCATTGGGATATTGCCCGCAACGCCCAAATCTCAACGCAATGCTCAGCTTAGAAGATAACTTACGCTTTGCAGGACGTTATTACCGCATGACTGAAGAAGCAATTGAGCAACGCATCAGTGAATTAAGCCAAAAACTTGGGCTCAGCGAATTTTTAAAAGCACGATCACCAGTTCTTTCTGGTGGCTACAAACAACGCTTTATGATTGCACGCAGCCTCATGCATAACCCCAAGCTTGTTATCTTGGACGAACCGACCGTTGCACTTGACCCGCACGTTCGACACCAACTTTGGGAACAAATTCGTGGCATGAAAGATTTAGGCATCACTGTTTTACTGACAACGCATTACATTGACGAAGCTGAATTTTTATCCGATCGCGTATGCGTGCTTGATAAAGGGTCAGTACAACTTATCGATACACCAGATAATTTAATGAGCACTTTTGCAAAGAGTCGACTTGAAGATGTTTTTTTGCAACTCATGCAAGAAAACGATGCTCAGAAACAATAATTTTCGAAAGAAACTTTTATGATTAATTCATTTCATATTCATGTATTTAAGCAGTTACTCTGGACCGATTTAAAAATCTTCAGCCAACTGATCAACGATAAAATCATCAACTTCATTATTTGGGTGACTACTGCAGCATGGGTCAATACCTACCTTATGGCAGCATTTGGCGTTAATGATGAATTTTCAGCATTTATGGTTGCAGGCTCTTGCGCAACTGCAGGTTTTTTTGAAATCTACCCATCAGTTATTCATTGGGTCAGTGATATCGAAGGTGACCAAATTATCTCTTACTACCTGACACTACCAATTCCAGCATGGCTGATGCTTACACGTATGATCGCATTTTTTGCTATCAGCGCAGGCACTTTGAGCATCATTGTACTACCTTTATGTAAAATCATGCTCTGGAATAAATTTGATCTGAGCGCATTTAATATTGCTCAATTTATGAGCATTTTTGTGGCTATGAATATTTTTTACGGAGCATTTACCCTTGTGGTAACAAGCTATGTTAAAAACATGTCCAGCCTGGGCAACGTCTGGATGCGCTTTGTATATCCAGTATGGTTTTTGGGTGGATTTCAATATGCATGGGGAACTTTGTATAAAACATCTCCTGCATTTGCATACCTTGGACTCATCAATCCGATGACCTACGTCATGGAAGCAACCAGATGCTCAGTATTGGGCCAACAAGGCTATCTTCCATTCTGGGCCTGTATTGGAATTATCATGATTTTTACGGTTCTCTGCACATGGCTAGGGATCGTTCGTCTTAAAAAACGTCTTGATTTTATTTAAGCATTATTAAGAATTATCAGGCAGAAGTTTGCAAGCTTCTGCCTGATTAATAAACTTATTGACAAAGCATAGAGCAACAAGTAATTTTGCCTCTCATAACTCAGTTGCATGTATTAACCAAGAGGCCATTGATGAGAAAATTTCTTCTATTTTTCTTTGCGTTTTTTCTTGAGTCTCAAACATTCAGTATCGTGATTCCAATGCCTCAAAAACTAGATATTGATGAGGGACCTGTTCATATACTTGAAGACGCTCAACGATTTCTTGACAATCCAAATCATAAAAAACGTTTCACTCAACTTCCAGAATGGACCTTTAAAATGGCCATTCGCTTGATTTATACAAGCAAGACTGAACAACAACTGGACCATCTCAATGTGAAAGCAATTCTGCAACGCTTACAGAATCTTACCAATCATCATAAATATGGGATAACACTTGACCTGAGCAACCTCAAAGCTGAATTCCCAGAAATCAACCAACATCTTTATGAGATCTTTGCGCTCGCTGAAGCCTTTACCCAACAACACATAACCAATCTTATTATAAGCAATAATGAACTCACCGAGGAGTTTCTCTTGGCAAGTATTTGCCACTTAAAACATCTTATACGAATTGATCTTTCCAAT includes the following:
- a CDS encoding DnaJ domain-containing protein; amino-acid sequence: MNKRYKILLKMALLSVLVVGSSFCFLRAMQFNPFAAVQKQVKNEGLSERERIEEDIKILQALENDVSKLKGGIANISQKSMVSGKKLYTLDWASLEPGETVADTVQIIKNKMAELKNRLENLSVEEKPASSAAVADVGISSQVNQEVLSKIKQSNSVPKADVDPSKIDSKIDSKNDRLASLTKDRPSFSGRSKPTRKPRKNAAGEKVVLQAEIASAPPAEVVEVAQPAPVDVAAPQNEPQRRPQENLGVKKIASPLDSILGAIEKGVMVALNGVPQNIKNSVRDKFAWLDKSVRDLFAADKRRPKGIVIVNDGFGRPMFEITRDKIDQSIRKVVLLGIMEHFGYKQPLAAGGYLFVDRLQEILKGMRYAADDGGTLKLAYWLDCEEGDPRAEEIMSKLIADYKIHLMPEGMMISEVITLFTAIQKNEKLRNAINEVKFEVTDCDDESVKNEQYPYPKMVIYPASGKDKAQFVLNEIFRIFGQRKGLDVTPRFNAKITSLIYYAQGNGDEKTEENENFFESDKVVYNATITGSSAGPRGYYLENPAARRRPPVQQGSKLQGGVPASTVEVPQTIPGAEAEPARKPRIGFSEVGEDQGLVDQKNASVSQDKQKIDLSIVALKNVEKFDARENYYDILGVARNASSSDIAKAYRKLSLTAHPDKGGDSSIFNRIKKAYDILSNVDEREAYDQLFAATPAQREQATNALNNLMQNLQDEKNKDLDAQINEVRHVLTLPLQNESKKELRVLLKELESIKQLQDFNTALNTTLNTAIEKLDVNTIKQTINRNQEFVNTTGLTFGYTPLIAIIAKKDLSEGDREKQRAIFKYLLSVSGIDVHKMSDEKDPKNNRNALDAVLLKVSTSKNNKVLNDHYRKMAKNLIDLGVKLKKFATQPQAQEILQELSARESNREATQRIEAAQLAEEQEKAAQEEAARIAQLRAEEEAARLAQLKAEQEVAQKAEAARIAQLMAQEAQRLVDEKAAQKAKTDKDFEATFQGKGLHEEGAAGKMVEQLKDKMEIFKQQKEADILAKKERQAEQKVARIAQLKAEQEVAQRAEAARIAQLKAEEEALRLAEEARLAEEARLVAENKKSEAAAKVERLKKKLNLSGTIYEKMQKLEETNKLTQENQRAEAARIAQLKAQEEAQRLVDEKAARKSKKAQINKQFAATFHGKGLHQEGAVQKMMGQFKDKMETFRQSTINDDLERCVEKIQKHQAKLDQLYNRKKVLKQEHSQTLQSIEQLEARIKNLRKKIKSGDEQLRKASSIAVAA
- a CDS encoding chloramphenicol phosphotransferase, which gives rise to MTLRFIMPILLFLFAGCSHLSKSTATQGTVIILNGTSGVGKSTIQKKLQDLFEKPHLKVGIDNLFVGVLPEKYLNGTAPHPEAIWTTSMTNTPDGKPIFTLTFGPDGRKMIAGMHATIAAYAQTGNNVIVDYILYDPSWLPELLTALKGIRVYFIGINASLDTVEQREKDRATSPQGHARSIYDTVHTGCTYDLFIDTTDITPNQAAIQIKEFIDKNPTPQAFKNLNV
- a CDS encoding ABC transporter ATP-binding protein; protein product: MNNILLEIKNVKKRFGEKEALKGVSLTLYEGEVVSLLGVNGAGKTTLSSIIATLKPPTEGDLVFQGKSIYDGDNITTYRKALGYCPQRPNLNAMLSLEDNLRFAGRYYRMTEEAIEQRISELSQKLGLSEFLKARSPVLSGGYKQRFMIARSLMHNPKLVILDEPTVALDPHVRHQLWEQIRGMKDLGITVLLTTHYIDEAEFLSDRVCVLDKGSVQLIDTPDNLMSTFAKSRLEDVFLQLMQENDAQKQ